From a region of the Methanothrix sp. genome:
- the nuoB gene encoding NADH-quinone oxidoreductase subunit NuoB, with amino-acid sequence MGISDVIPVPVAIDEEIEKWTIWGRPVMDVWFTTTEKIHQIIQMGPIKNVLNWGRKNSLWFLMQPMGCCGVEMLVFGCPHYDCDRFGIIPRATPRQADVMIISGYITRKYLPAIKNLWEQMLEPKWCIAVGECAISGGPFYDSYNIIQNTSDFFPIDVYVPGCPPRPEQFIKGFVELQEKIKQRKDKRGY; translated from the coding sequence TTGGGTATAAGCGATGTAATACCTGTACCCGTGGCCATCGACGAGGAGATCGAGAAGTGGACGATCTGGGGCCGGCCGGTGATGGACGTCTGGTTCACCACCACCGAGAAGATACACCAGATCATCCAGATGGGCCCGATAAAGAACGTGCTCAACTGGGGTCGCAAGAACTCCCTCTGGTTCCTGATGCAGCCGATGGGCTGCTGTGGCGTGGAGATGCTCGTCTTCGGCTGCCCGCACTACGACTGCGATCGGTTCGGGATAATTCCCAGAGCCACCCCGAGGCAGGCCGACGTGATGATCATCAGCGGCTACATCACGAGAAAGTACCTACCGGCCATCAAAAACCTCTGGGAGCAGATGCTCGAGCCCAAGTGGTGTATCGCGGTAGGAGAGTGCGCCATATCCGGCGGGCCGTTCTACGATTCCTACAACATAATACAGAACACAAGCGACTTCTTCCCGATCGATGTGTACGTCCCTGGATGCCCGCCGAGGCCGGAGCAGTTCATCAAGGGCTTCGTGGAGCTCCAGGAGAAGATCAAGCAGCGGAAGGATAAACGAGGCTACTAA